From the Cyanobium sp. M30B3 genome, the window CGAAGATCTGCCGCAGCAAGGATCCGTTCTGCGTCGCCCCCTCTGGAATTCCAGGACCACTGGGGGTGGTTTGGGCTCAACCGTGCTGTTCCAGCAGGCTGGCGGCGTAGCTGCGGGCCTCGTGGTGGTCGCCTCCGGCCAGCTGGGCCAGTTCGCTCTGGCGGGCCTGCGTGTCCCGCAGCTGGGACACTCGCGTGTGGGTGAGCCCCTCCACCACCTCCTTGCTCACCAGGAAATGGTGATCGGCGGCGGCGGCCACCAGGGGCTGGTGGGTCACACAGAACACCTGCCGCTGCTCGGCCAACCGGCGCAGCAGGGCGGCCATGGCACCGCTCACCCGGCCGCTCACGCCACTGTCGATCTCATCGAACAACAGGGTCACGTGCTGATCCGCTGCGGCCAGGCAGGTTTTCAGGGCCAGCAGAAAGCGGCTCATCTCCCCTCCGGAGGCCACCTCCGCCAGGGGCGCCAGGGGCTGGCCGGGGTTGGCGGAAAACAGGAACTGCACCGCGTCGGCACCCTCTTCCCCGGGGCTGGCGGGTTCGATCGCCACGGCGAAGCGCACGTTGGCCAGGCCCATCGGCCGCAGGGCCGCCATCAACTGCTGCTCCAGCTGGCCGGCCGCAGCCCGGCGGGCTTCGCTCAGGGCCGCATTGGCCTGATCGCGCTGACCACGGGCAGCGCTCTCCGCCAGCTCCAGCGCCTCCAGGCTGGCTTCGCCTCCACCGGGAGCCAGCTGCAGGCGCAACTGGTCGCGCCAGGCGATCAGCTCGGCGAGGTCCTTGCCATGGCGGCGCTCCAGGGCCTTCAGCTGGGCCATCCGCTCCTGCAGCTGGGCCAGGCTCTCGGGATCGCTCTCCAGGGCGGCGCCATAGCGGTCGAGATCGCGGGCGAGATCCTGGAGGAGGGCCACAGCCTCGCTGCAGCGGCCGGTGAGCAGGGCCAGCCCGGGGTCGAGCTGCCGCATCTGGGAGAGCTCCGCCTCACAGGCGGCCAGGTGATCGAGGGCTGAAGGGGCCTCCTCAGCCCCCTCCACCAGTCGAGCCAGCAGCAGCATCACCCCCTCCTGCAGGCGCACGCCATGGGCCAGGCGGTTCTCCTCGGCCTGCAGCCGCTCGCGCTCGGCCGGATCCTCCAGGCCTGCGGCCTCCAGGTCGGCCAGCAGCTGCTCCTGCCGCCCCCGTTCCTGCTGCAACGCCTCCCAGCCAGCCCGGGCCGCCGCCAGGTCGGCTGCCGCCAGCTTCCAGGCGCGATGGGCCGCCGCCACGGCAGGCAACTGTCGCTGGATCGGCTCGCCGGCAAAGCGGTCCAGCCAGCGCCGCTGCTGGCCGGGACGCGCCAGCTGCTGGGTCTGGCCCTGGACGGTGAGATCGAGCAGCAGCGGCCGCAGCTCCTGGATCTGGCCGCGGTTCACGGCCACCCCATTGAGCCGGTGGCGGCTGGAGAGGCGGCCCTCACCGAGGCGCCACTCACGGCTGAGCAGGATCTCGCCCTCCTCCGCCTCCAGCTGCTGCTGGGCCAGCCAGTGGAGCAGGGGAGGGCTGAGGCTGAAGCTGGCCTCGATCAGGCCGCGCCCACTGCCCTGGCGCAGCAGCCTGGGCCCACCGCCGCCCAGCAGGGCATCGAGGGCGTCCAGCAGGATCGACTTGCCCGCGCCGGTTTCGCCGGTGAGCACCGTGAATCCGCCGCTGAAATCGAGCTGCAACCGCTCGATCAGGGCAATGTTCTCCAGGCGCAGTCCTGTGAGCACGAACGCCGAGGGCAGGGAACAGGTGTTCGCCCCGACCGTAGCGGCCCTGCCTTTCCTTTAGAAGGGGGTGACGCAAAGGAGCCACCCGGCCCGCTGGCATGGACCAGAGCATGGACAACGGCCCGATGAGCACCAGCGACTTCATCGAGGCCGCCGGGCTGCTGGAGTACGACCCGGCCGCCATCACCCGCATCTACGCCGGCCACCCCCAGCGCCTGCTCAGGCGCCTCTGGCAGACCCTGGTGCCGATCGGCCTCTATCTGCTGGGGGTGGGATTCGACTGGCTCAGCCAGCGCCTCAAGAATCCGGACCACGCCCGTGTGCGCGCCAGGGAAGCCGCCGACCTGGTGGCCTCCCTGGGGCCGGCGTTCATCAAGGCCGGCCAGGCCCTCTCCACCCGGCCCGACATCGTGCCGCCCCTGCTGCTGGAGGAGCTCGCCCAGCTGCAGGACCAGCTGCCGGGATTTGACCCCGATCTGGCGATGGCCTGCATCGTGGAGGACCTGGGCCAGCCAGTGGACCAGATCTATGCCCAGCTCGACCGCGAACCGATCTCAGCCGCATCGCTGGGCCAGGTGCACAAGGGGGTGCTCAGGAATGGCGACAAGGTGGCCGTGAAGGTGCAGCGGCCGGGGCTGCGCGAGCAGATCACGCTCGATCTCTACATCGTGCGCAACATCGCCGCCTGGCTCAACCGCAACGTGGGCCTGATCCGCTCCGACCTGGTGGCCCTGATTGATGAACTGGGCAAGCGGGTGTTCGAGGAGATGGACTATTTCAATGAGGCCACCAACGCCGAGACCTTCGCCCAGCTGCACGCCCACAACCCGCGCATCGCCGTGCCCCGCATCTACCGGGAGGCCACCAGCCGGCGGGTGCTCACAATGGAGTGGATCGATGGCGTGAAGCTCACCAACCTGGAGGCGGTGCGCGAGCTGGGGATCGATCCCGATGAGCTCGTGCAGGTGGGCGTGAACTGCTCCCTGCAACAGCTGCTCGAGCACGGCTTCTTCCATGCTGATCCCCACCCCGGCAACCTGCTGGCCCTGCCCGATGGCCGGCTCGCTTACCTCGATTTCGGCATGATGAGCGAGGTGAGCCGCGAGAGCCGCACCGGCCTGATCCAGGCGGTGGTGCACCTGGTGAACCGCAATTTCGCCAAACTCTCCAAGGACTTCGTGAGCCTGGGCTTTCTGGCCGAGGACGTGAACCTCGAGCCGATCGTGCCGGCCTTCGAGAACGTATTCGGCCAGGCGCTGGAGATGGGCGTCAGCCGCATGGACTTCAAGGCCGTCACCGACGACCTGAGCGGCGTGATGTATCGCTTCCCCTTCCAGGTGCCGCCCTACTACGCCCTGATCATCCGCTCACTGGTCACGCTCGAGGGCATCGCCCTGAGCGTGGATCCCGACTTCAAGATCCTCGGCGCCGCCTATCCCTACTTCGCCCGGCGGTTGATGGAGGATCCGGATCCCAGCCTGCGCAACAGTCTTAAAGAGATGTTGTTTGATGGTGAGGTGTTCCGCTGGCAGCGGCTCGACAACCTGATCGCCAGCGCGGCCCAGGGCAGCCAGCTGGATCTGGAGGGGCTGCTGGATCAGGTGCTCGATTTTCTGTTCTCGGCCACAGGCGGCCTGCTGCGCCAGCAACTGGTGGATGCCATGGTGCAGCGCATCGACGGCCTCGCCTGGCAGACCACCCTGCGGCTGGGCAAGCGCCTGCCGGAACGCCTGCAGCCCCCTGGCCTGCGCCACCGCCGCCTGGAGGCCAGCACCGAACCCCTGCTGGAACTGGAGCCGATCCGGCAGTTGCTGGTGATCCTGCGCGCCCTGCCGGGGTTTGAGCCCCAACTGCTGCTGCGGCGCCTGCCGAGGCTGCTGGGAGAACCGGAACTGCGCCGCATGGGTGTGGATCTGGCCCGGGGCCTGGCCGAACGCGGTGTGGTGCGCCTGCTGCGGGACGTGCTCGTGAGCCCGACCATCGCCTCTCCGGCACGTGCTGCAGAAGCGATGGCATCGGGCTGAATTGCCCCTAGGGTTTGGGCCATGACACGACGCTCGATTCAGCGGCGCCTGAGGACGTCCCTGGCCGCCCTCGCCCTGGGGCTGGGTCTCAATCTGGGGCTCGCCGTGCCCGCGGCCCAGGCAGCGGAGAGCCTGGTGTTCGTGAGTGGTGCCTTCCGTCGCTCCATCCAGGTGGCGGATCTGGAATGGCTGGCCAAAACAGGCCAACCCCGCGGCCTGTTGGCCGATGTGCTGCGCTTCAGCAACCAGAATCCCGCAGCGATGGCGGCGCTGCTCAATCAGTCGATCACCCTGCCGGTGACCCTGATCAGCAGACTGCTCAACACCCGCATCGGCGAGGCCCTGCTCAGCCGCCTGGCCCAGGTGGTGTTCCCCCTCAAAGCTGCCGATGCGGGCCTGCCTGCCCTGCGCTCCGCCCTGGTGATGGGAACGGTGAAAGGCGACGGCTCGCTCTCGGCGATCAGCTTCCTGCGGGCGTACCCGGCCCAGGATCTGCAGGTGGACATCCCGGCCCTGATGGCCCTGATCGAGAAGGCCAGCTCCGTGAGTGAGCTGGTGCGCTTCTTCTCCGAGTCTCCCCTCGACGGCCTGCGCAACGGCAGCGGCGATCAGCCACCCCAAGCGGAGCCGTAGATTCGGCTCAGCCACGGTCTGCCTTCCCTTGCCACTGCTCCAATCCCTGCGGCGCCTGGGCTTGGGGCCTGGCCCTGCCAAAGCCACCATGCAGGACTGGCCTGGCCTGATCGAGGCGTACCGGTCCTGGCTGCCGGTGAGCGACAACACGCCGGTGATCAGCCTGAGGGAGGGGGCCACGCCGCTGATTCCCGCGCCGGCGATCGCCGAGCGGATCGGCCGGGGCGTGAAGGTCTATCTGAAGTACGACGGGCTCAATCCCACGGGCTCCTTCAAGGACCGGGGCATGACCATGGCCATCTCCAAAGCCCGCGAGGCGGGCTCGGAAGCCGTGATCTGTGCCAGCACGGGCAACACCTCAGCGGCGGCGGCGGCCTACGCCCGCCGGGGTGGCATGCGGGCCTTCGTGCTGATCCCCGATGGCTACGTGGCCCAGGGCAAGCTGGCCCAGGCGCTGCTCTACGGCGCCGAAGTGATCGCCATCCAGGGCAACTTCGACCGCGCCCTGGCGATCGTGCGCGAGGTGGCGGATCAGTACCCGATCACCCTGGTGAATTCGGTGAATCCCTATCGGTTGCAGGGTCAGAAAACCGCCGCCTTCGAGGTGGTGGATGCCCTTGGCGAGGCCCCTGACTGGCTGTGCATCCCCGTGGGCAATGCCGGCAACATCAGCGCCTACTGGATGGGGTTCAACGAATACCGCGAGGCGGGCCACTGCCGCCGCCTGCCGCGGATGATGGGCTTTCAGGCGGCGGGATCCGCTCCGCTGGTGCTGGGCCACACCGTGGAGCAGCCCGACACGATCGCCACCGCGATCCGCATCGGCAATCCCGTGAACCGCGACAACGCCCTGCGGGTGCGCAGCGAGAGCGGCGGGGAGTTCAAGGCCGTGAGCGATGCCGAGATCATCGAGGCCTACAAGCTGCTGGGCAGCCAGGAAGGCGTGTTCTGTGAGCCGGCCAGCGCCGCCTCCGTGGCCGGCCTGCTGCAGTGCGCAGACAACGTGCCGGCGGGCGCCACCGTGGTGTGCGTGCTCACCGGCAACGGTCTCAAGGACCCCACCACGGCCATCGAACACAACGAGGCCCGCTTCCACACCGGCCTGGAGGCGGACACGGCCCAGGTGGCCCGGGTGATGGGCTTCTGAACCGGCTTCCTCTGCCTGTCCACCGCCCGATGGGCGGTTTTTTTGTGGCCGGGCACCCCATCCGGTGCCTGAACCGTCTGCTGAAAGCGACGGGAAAACGCCGCCAGCGCTGCGGAGTGGCGAGCCAGAGGCGAGCCTGTCGCCACAGCCCCGTTTCCCCAGCGGCGGGAAAGCGTGGAAAAGCCGGGGTTGTCCCCATCGTGAACCATCCATTCCCCAACCCTGAAAGCCCTTGAGCTCGCCTGGCATCACCGCTCTGCAGGGTTTTCCTCGGTTTCCCCAGGCTCTACGGCTACGGGTTCATGTCTTTCTCTTGAAATCAATCCTTCTCTTCGTAGAGGTTGATCGCGATCGGACAACCGGCGTTGCGCAATGGCCGGCTCTGTGGAAGCGTGGAGGGCCGTTTGGACCTACCCAGGCCCTGCAGCACCCACCATGAAGCTGGTCTGCTCCCAGTCGGAACTCAGCGCCAGCCTCCAGCTGGTGAGCCGGGCCGTGGCCTCCCGTCCCACCCATCCGGTGCTGGCCAACGTGCTGCTCACGGCCGATGCCGGCACCGGCCGGCTCAGCCTCACCGGCTTCGACCTCAGCCTCGGCATCCAGACCAGCATCCCGGCCGACGTGGAGGCCAGCGGTGCCATCACCCTGCCCGCCCGCCTGTTCGGCGAGATCGTGACCCGCCTGGCGGCCGATTCCCCGATCACCCTGCAGTGCGCCGAAGGGGCCGAACAGGTGGAACTCACCAGCCTGTCGGGCTCCTACCAGATGCGGGCCATGCCCGCCGAGGACTTCCCCGATCTGCCCCTGGTGCAGAGCGGCCAGCCGATCCGCCTGGCGGCCGATGCCCTGGTGAAGGGCCTGCGGGCCACCCTGTTCGCCAGCAGTGGCGACGAGGCCAAGCAGCTGCTCACCGGCGTGCACCTCAGCCTGGCGGACGCCAGCCTGGAGTGCGCTGCCACCGATGGCCACCGGCTGGCCGTGCTGCGTCTGCGTGGGGCGGGCCAGCACCAGGACGGTGAGCCCGGTGGTGAGCCCTTCGCGGTCACGGTTCCCTCCAGGTCCCTGCGGGAGCTGGAACGGCTGATCTCCGGTCGCCAGTCCCAGGAGCCCCTCAGCCTGTTCTGCGACCGCGGCCAGGTGGTGTTTCTCTGGGCCGACCAGGTGCTCACCAGCCGCAGTCTCGACGGCACCTACCCCAACTACGGCCAGCTGATCCCGGACAGCTTCAACCGCAGCATCTGCGTGGATCGCCGCGCCCTGGTGTCGGCCCTGGAGCGGGTGGCCGTGCTGGCCGACCAGCACAACAACGTGGTGAAGCTCAGCACCGAGGCGGGCAGCGCCCAGCTGCAGGTGCAGGCCGATGCCCAGGACGTGGGCAGGGGGTCCGAGGCCCTGGCGGCCGAGATCCAGGGGGAGCCGATCCAGATCGCCTTCAACGTGCGCTATCTGCTCGACGGCCTCAAGGCGATGGCCTCCGAGCAGGTGACCCTGCACTGCAACGCCCCCACCACCCCGGCTGTGTTGCGGCCCCTCGATGAGGCCGACTTCACCTACTTGGTGATGCCGGTTCAGATCCGCGCCTGATCGCCTTGGCGCTTCCCGAGCAACTGCTGCTCAGTGATCTGCTCCGGCGCCGCGTGCGCTGCGACCAGGGGCTGGAACGGGGCCAGGGGCTGGTGGTGTGGATGCATCCGCCGGTGCATCGGGTGCTGGGCTGGGTGAGTCGCCCCTCGCTGTTCGGCGATCGCCGCCTGGTCTGGCGTCTCAACCAGCTGCGCGGGCTTCTGGATCTGGAGGCGCTGGTGCAGGGGGATCCGGCGCAGACGGATCAGGACACCGTCGATCGCCTGCCCACCCTGATCGATGCCGCCCTGCTCGACCGGGACCAGCAGCCGCTGGCCACCGTGGTGGACGCGGCCCTGGAGCCGGCCACCGGGCGGATCCGCCACTACCTGGTGAGCCGCAGTGATCCGCGCCTGCCAGGCAGCAGCCGCTGGCGTCTCAGCCCCGAGCGGATCGTCGATCAGCAGCCGGGGCGGGTGTTCACGGCGCTGGCCGGGCTCGACGACCTGCCCCTGGCCCGGGCCAGTGTGCGCCAGGAGTTCCTGCGCCGCTCCCGCCACTGGCGGGACCAGGTGCAGCAGGTGGGCGAGCGGTTTGAATCCCGTCTCGAGGGCTGGCTGGAGGAGCCCCCCTGGGATGCGCCCCCGCCGCGCACGGGCGACTGGCCGTCGGAGCTGGCGGACGAGCAGCCCCCCCAGCCCCGGGAGGCGTGGTCAGGGCCCGAGCCCTGGGATGAGGACAGCTGGGCCGAGCCTGAGCCCAGGCCCGATCGGGAGCGGCGGCGGCAGCGCCAGGACGATCCCTGGGTCTGAGGCGCTCAGCCACACTGGAGGGACCCGAAAGCCCGGCCGTGGTTGCAGCTCCCCACACCACCAGTCAGCCCAGCGCCCCTGGCTATGACGTGGCCGCGGCCCTGAAGAAGGAGAACCTCAGCCAGGCCGACTACGACGAGATCTGCCGCCGCCTCGGCCGTGCCCCCAACCGCGCCGAGCTGGGCATGTTCGGGGTGATGTGGTCGGAGCACTGCTGCTACCGCAACTCGCGGCCGCTGCTTGCGGGCTTCCCCACCAGCGGCCCGCGCATCCTGGTGGGCCCCGGCGAGAACGCCGGCGTGGTGGATCTGGGTGAGGGGCAGCGCCTGGCCTTCAAGATCGAGAGCCACAACCACCCCTCGGCGGTGGAGCCGTTCCAGGGGGCGGCCACGGGCGTGGGCGGCATCCTGCGCGACATCTTCACCATGGGCGCCCGGCCGATCGCCCTGCTCAATGCCCTGCGCTTTGGGCCGCTGGAGGACGAGCGCAACGTGGGCCTGATGGAGGGGGTGGTGGCCGGTATCGCCCACTACGGCAACTGCGTGGGCGTGCCCACCGTGGGCGGCGAGGTGGCCTTCGACCCCAGCTATTCCGGCAATCCGCTGGTGAACGCCATGGCCCTGGGGCTGATGGAAACCGAGCAGATCGTGTGCTCCGGCGCCGAGGGCGTGGGCTATCCGGTGGTGTACGTGGGCAGCACCACCGGCCGCGACGGCATGGGTGGCGCCAGCTTTGCCAGCGCCGAGCTCACCGAGGCTTCCCTGGATGATCGCCCCGCCGTGCAGGTGGGCGACCCCTTCCTGGAGAAGGGCCTGATCGAGGCCTGCCTGGAGGCCTTCCAGAGCGGCGATGTGGTGGCCGCCCAGGACATGGGCGCCGCCGGCCTCACCTGCAGCTGCTCGGAGATGGCCGCCAAGGGGGGCCTGGGCATCGAGCTCGATCTCGACAAGGTGCCCGCCCGCGAGGCCGGCATGACCGCCTACGAGTTCCTGCTCAGCGAATCCCAGGAGCGGATGCTGTTCGTGGTGAAGCCCGGCCGGGAAGAGGATCTGATGGCCCGCTTCAGCCGCTGGGGCCTGCAGGCGGCCGTGGTGGGCCGGGTGCTGGAGGAGAACGTGGTGCGCGTGCTGCAGAACGGCGCGGTGGCGGCCCAGGTGCCCGCCAGTGCCCTGGCCGACGACACCCCGATCAACCACCACACCTTGGTGAGCGAGCCGCCGGCCGAGATCCAGGCCCACTGGCGCTGGAGTGAAACCGAGCTGCCCGCCGCCAGCGTGGTGGGCATCACGCCGGCCGGTGGCCGCCTCACCGCCTGGAGCGAGGCCCTGCTGCAGCTGCTCGACGACCCCACCATCGCCTCCAAGCGCTGGGTGTACCGCCAGTACGACCACCAGGTGCAGGCCAACACGGTGGTGCCCCCCGGCGGCGCCGATGCGGCCGTGGTGCGGCTGCGGCCCCAGCAGGGGGAGGGTTCCCTGCGGGCCTCCAACCGCGGCGTGGCGGCGGTGGTCGACTGCCCCAACCGCTGGGTGGCCCTCGACCCCGAGCGCGGCGGCATGGCGGCGGTGGCCGAGGCCGCCCGCAACCTCAGCTGCGTGGGTGCCGAGCCCCTGGCGATCACCGACAACCTCAACTTCCCCTCCCCCGAAACCCCCACCGGCTACTGGCAGCTGGCGATGGCCTGCCGCGGCCTCTCGGCCGCCTGCACGGCCCTCGACACGCCCGTCACCGGCGGCAACGTCTCGCTCTACAACGAGACCCGCCTGCCCGATGGCTCCATGCAACCGATCCACCCCACCCCGGTGGTGGGCATGGTGGGTCTGGTGCACGCTCTGGACCAGGTGCGCGGCCAGGCCTGGTGCGCGGCCGGCGATGCGATCTGGCTGCTCGGAGTGCCGCTGGAGGCAGGGGAGGCTCCCGCCGATCCCCGCCTGGGCCTGGCCGGCAGCAGCTACCTGGAGCGGCTGCATGGAGCCGTCACGGGGCGCCCGCCCACGATCGACCTGGCGCTGGAGCGCTCCGTTCAGGGCTTCCTGCGCCAGGCGATCGGCCAGGGTCTGGTGGCCTCCGCCCACGACCTCAGCGACGGCGGCCTGGCGGTGGCCGCGGCCGAGTGCTGCATCGCCGCTCTGGCGGCTGACGTGCCCCTGGGCGCTGAGCTGGAGCTGCCCGCCAGTGGCGCCCGCCTCGATCGCCTGCTGTTCGCTGAGGGCGGTGCCCGCATCCTGGTGAGCGTGCCGGCGGCCCAGGCCGGTGCCTGGCAGCAGGCCCTGGATCAGGCCGATGTCGCCGCTCCAGGCAGCGTGCCCGCCCAGCGGCTGGGGCAGGTGAGCGGCCAGGCCGTACTGCGCGTCCACCAGGCCGGCCAGGCCCTGCTGGAGCTGCCCGTGGCCCAGCTGCGTGACACCTACGAGCAGGCCATCCCCCGGCGCATGGGTGTGGATCTTCCCCCGACCGTGTGATCGGGGGCTGATGCACAATGTTGACGTCACTGAAAACCTGAATCGGGCCTGTGCTGAACGAGCAGCTGCTGCCGGAGCACCGGCCCGACAAGCCCGACAAGCCCGAGGAGGCCTGCGGTGTCTTTGCGGTGCTGGCGGCCCAGCAGCCCGTCGCTAACCTCGCCTATTTCGGGCTCTATGCCCTGCAGCACCGCGGCCAGGAATCGGCCGGCATCGCCGTGTTCGATGCGGGCGACCAGGTGCGGCTGCACAAGGACATGGGCCTGGTGAGCCAGGTGTTCGACCAGGACGTGCTGCAGCGTCTGCCCGGCCATCTGGCCATCGGCCACAACCGCTACTCCACGACTGGCAGCAGCCGTGTGTGCAATGCCCAGCCGGTGCTGCTCAACACCCGGCTGGGCCCGATGGCCCTGGCCCACAACGGCAATCTGGTGAATGCCGCTGAATTGCGCCAGCACCTCGCCCACCTGGCCAGCGAGCTCACGTCCACCACCGATTCCGAGCTGATCGCCTTTGCCGTGCAGGAGGCGGTGAACGGCGGCCTCGACTGGCACGCGGCCATCCGGGAGGCGGCCGGCCGCTGCAGTGGTGCCTTCAGCCTGGTGATCGGCACCCCCGAGGGCCTGTTTGCCTTGCGCGATGGCCATGGCATCCGCCCCCTGGTGTTCGGCCACCTGGGCGAGACGGCCCAGGCCCAGTGGGTGGTGAGCAGCGAGACCTGCGGCCTCGACATCGTCGGTGCCAGCTTCGACGACGACGTGCAGCCCGGCGAGATCATCCAGTTCCGCCCCGGCGATGCCACGCCCCAGCGCAGCCGCTGGATCGAGGAGCCGGCCCGGCTCTGTGTGTTCGAGATGATCTACTTCGCCCGCCCCGACAGTCGCTTCTTCGGGGAGTCGCTGTACAGCTACCGGGTGAGGATCGGCGAGGTGCTGGCCCGGGAGACGCCGGTGCCGGCCGACATCGTGATCGGCGTGCCCGATTCCGGCATCCCGGCGGCCATCGGCTATTCCCAGGTGAGCGGCATTCCCTTCGGCGATGGCCTGATCAAGAACCGCTATGTGGGCCGCACCTTCATCCAGCCCACCCAGGCGATGCGGGAGGCGGGCATCCGCGTCAAGCTCAATCCCCTCCCCGATGTGCTGGCGGGCAAGCGGGTGGTGGTGATCGACGACTCGATCGTGCGCGGCACCACCAGCCGCAAGCTGGTGGCCGCCCTGCGCGATGCCGGTGCCACCGAGGTGCACATGCGCATCAGTTCACCGCCGGTCACCCATCCCTGCTTCTACGGCATCGACACCGACACCCAGGACCAGTTGATTGCGGCTCGCCTGACGCTGGAGGAGATCACCGCCCACCTGGGCGTTGATTCCCTGGCCTACCTCAGCAAGGAGGGCATGGTGGAGGCGGCCCAGGCCCACTCCGGCCACTTCTGCACCGCCTGCTTCGACGGCGCCTATCCGATCGAGATGGATGACTCCGTGCGCAACAGCAAGCTGGTGCTCGAGCCCGCTGGACTGGCCGCCCAGCTGAGCACCGTCAGCAGTCGCTGACCAGCCCGCCCGCACCTGAAGCTCCCCAGCCTCAGGTCCCGGTGCCCAGATCCAGGGGCACGAGCGTCTGCACCTCCTGATGGCTGGCCAGATCCAGCTGCAGCCCGGTGCCGGTGCTGTCCTGCAGCTCCAGGTTTGCAGGCTGGAGCCGCAGGCTGCGGTTGCTGCCCAGGGTCACGGCCACCAGGGCGGCGCTGGCGGAGCTCAGGGCTGCCAGCGCGTCGTCGCGCTGGTTGAAGCGCAGGCCGATCTGGCCCATGTCCCCGCGCTGACAGGGGCGCAGATCGGCCACGGCCAGTCGCTTGATCTGGCCCCGGCGGCTGGCCAGCAGCACCGCCCCGTCGGCGCCCACACTGCAGGCGCCCACCACCGCCTCGCCTGGCAGCAGCCGAAGCAGCATGGCGCCCTGGGCCGTCCGGCCCATCAGGGGCAGGTTGCTGCCGTTCACCGCCAGCCGCAGCACCCGGCCCGCGCTGCTGGCGGCCACCAGCTCCTCACCCTCCCGGCAGAGCACCACCTGCCGCAGGGCCACGCCCTCCTTGAGTTTGAGCACGGTGGCGGCCCTGCCGGAGAGCTCCTGAACATCGTCCAGCGGCAACCGCTTGAAGCGGCCATCGCTGCTCAGCAGCCCCAGGCTGGGGGTGCCAGCGTTCTGCTCGGGGGAGAGGGGTGGCAGGGCCAGCACCTGCACCACCGAGCTGCCGTCCAGGCTGTCCGGCAGGAACCGCTCCAGATTGCCCGGTTGCTGGCCGGCGAATTCCCAGCGCAGCAGGGCCACCCGGCCATCGGCCGTGAAGGCGAGCACCTGGGGTTGTTGCTGTACGGGCAGGATCAGCCGCGCCGGGGCGGGATGGTCGCCCGGCTCGACCGGTTGATCCAGGTGCAGACGGCCCAGCAGCTGGGGGCTGAGCACCTTCACGGCGCCATCGGCCTGGATCAGCAGGCGGCTGTCCGGCGCCAGGGCCGCCAGGGCCTGCTGGCGCTGCAGCTCGGTGTTGGGCCGCTGGGCCGCCGTGCGCTGGGCCAC encodes:
- the recN gene encoding DNA repair protein RecN, with amino-acid sequence MLTGLRLENIALIERLQLDFSGGFTVLTGETGAGKSILLDALDALLGGGGPRLLRQGSGRGLIEASFSLSPPLLHWLAQQQLEAEEGEILLSREWRLGEGRLSSRHRLNGVAVNRGQIQELRPLLLDLTVQGQTQQLARPGQQRRWLDRFAGEPIQRQLPAVAAAHRAWKLAAADLAAARAGWEALQQERGRQEQLLADLEAAGLEDPAERERLQAEENRLAHGVRLQEGVMLLLARLVEGAEEAPSALDHLAACEAELSQMRQLDPGLALLTGRCSEAVALLQDLARDLDRYGAALESDPESLAQLQERMAQLKALERRHGKDLAELIAWRDQLRLQLAPGGGEASLEALELAESAARGQRDQANAALSEARRAAAGQLEQQLMAALRPMGLANVRFAVAIEPASPGEEGADAVQFLFSANPGQPLAPLAEVASGGEMSRFLLALKTCLAAADQHVTLLFDEIDSGVSGRVSGAMAALLRRLAEQRQVFCVTHQPLVAAAADHHFLVSKEVVEGLTHTRVSQLRDTQARQSELAQLAGGDHHEARSYAASLLEQHG
- a CDS encoding AarF/ABC1/UbiB kinase family protein gives rise to the protein MSTSDFIEAAGLLEYDPAAITRIYAGHPQRLLRRLWQTLVPIGLYLLGVGFDWLSQRLKNPDHARVRAREAADLVASLGPAFIKAGQALSTRPDIVPPLLLEELAQLQDQLPGFDPDLAMACIVEDLGQPVDQIYAQLDREPISAASLGQVHKGVLRNGDKVAVKVQRPGLREQITLDLYIVRNIAAWLNRNVGLIRSDLVALIDELGKRVFEEMDYFNEATNAETFAQLHAHNPRIAVPRIYREATSRRVLTMEWIDGVKLTNLEAVRELGIDPDELVQVGVNCSLQQLLEHGFFHADPHPGNLLALPDGRLAYLDFGMMSEVSRESRTGLIQAVVHLVNRNFAKLSKDFVSLGFLAEDVNLEPIVPAFENVFGQALEMGVSRMDFKAVTDDLSGVMYRFPFQVPPYYALIIRSLVTLEGIALSVDPDFKILGAAYPYFARRLMEDPDPSLRNSLKEMLFDGEVFRWQRLDNLIASAAQGSQLDLEGLLDQVLDFLFSATGGLLRQQLVDAMVQRIDGLAWQTTLRLGKRLPERLQPPGLRHRRLEASTEPLLELEPIRQLLVILRALPGFEPQLLLRRLPRLLGEPELRRMGVDLARGLAERGVVRLLRDVLVSPTIASPARAAEAMASG
- a CDS encoding alpha/beta hydrolase; translated protein: MTRRSIQRRLRTSLAALALGLGLNLGLAVPAAQAAESLVFVSGAFRRSIQVADLEWLAKTGQPRGLLADVLRFSNQNPAAMAALLNQSITLPVTLISRLLNTRIGEALLSRLAQVVFPLKAADAGLPALRSALVMGTVKGDGSLSAISFLRAYPAQDLQVDIPALMALIEKASSVSELVRFFSESPLDGLRNGSGDQPPQAEP
- a CDS encoding threonine synthase, whose amino-acid sequence is MQDWPGLIEAYRSWLPVSDNTPVISLREGATPLIPAPAIAERIGRGVKVYLKYDGLNPTGSFKDRGMTMAISKAREAGSEAVICASTGNTSAAAAAYARRGGMRAFVLIPDGYVAQGKLAQALLYGAEVIAIQGNFDRALAIVREVADQYPITLVNSVNPYRLQGQKTAAFEVVDALGEAPDWLCIPVGNAGNISAYWMGFNEYREAGHCRRLPRMMGFQAAGSAPLVLGHTVEQPDTIATAIRIGNPVNRDNALRVRSESGGEFKAVSDAEIIEAYKLLGSQEGVFCEPASAASVAGLLQCADNVPAGATVVCVLTGNGLKDPTTAIEHNEARFHTGLEADTAQVARVMGF
- a CDS encoding DNA polymerase III subunit beta, with amino-acid sequence MKLVCSQSELSASLQLVSRAVASRPTHPVLANVLLTADAGTGRLSLTGFDLSLGIQTSIPADVEASGAITLPARLFGEIVTRLAADSPITLQCAEGAEQVELTSLSGSYQMRAMPAEDFPDLPLVQSGQPIRLAADALVKGLRATLFASSGDEAKQLLTGVHLSLADASLECAATDGHRLAVLRLRGAGQHQDGEPGGEPFAVTVPSRSLRELERLISGRQSQEPLSLFCDRGQVVFLWADQVLTSRSLDGTYPNYGQLIPDSFNRSICVDRRALVSALERVAVLADQHNNVVKLSTEAGSAQLQVQADAQDVGRGSEALAAEIQGEPIQIAFNVRYLLDGLKAMASEQVTLHCNAPTTPAVLRPLDEADFTYLVMPVQIRA
- a CDS encoding RNA methyltransferase, with the translated sequence MALPEQLLLSDLLRRRVRCDQGLERGQGLVVWMHPPVHRVLGWVSRPSLFGDRRLVWRLNQLRGLLDLEALVQGDPAQTDQDTVDRLPTLIDAALLDRDQQPLATVVDAALEPATGRIRHYLVSRSDPRLPGSSRWRLSPERIVDQQPGRVFTALAGLDDLPLARASVRQEFLRRSRHWRDQVQQVGERFESRLEGWLEEPPWDAPPPRTGDWPSELADEQPPQPREAWSGPEPWDEDSWAEPEPRPDRERRRQRQDDPWV